In Nymphaea colorata isolate Beijing-Zhang1983 chromosome 13, ASM883128v2, whole genome shotgun sequence, one DNA window encodes the following:
- the LOC116267027 gene encoding extensin-like, protein MAAGVQEICLAMVLAVLAMGANGRRLLIGIELPPIRLPPLPPILPPVPEPPSPGYEPPPPPPPPPEYSPPPPVYSPPPPPPVKKSPPPPPPSPVYSPPPPVYSPPPPPPVQKSPPQPPPPSPIYSPPPPPPVQKSPPPPPPPSPIYSPPPPVYSPPPPPPVQKSPPPPPPVYSPPPPPTYKSPSPPPPMRVFVWPSPPPPPPAK, encoded by the coding sequence ATGGCCGCCGGCGTGCAGGAAATATGCTTGGCCATGGTGCTTGCCGTTTTAGCAATGGGGGCAAATGGGAGAAGACTGTTGATAGGTATTGAACTCCCCCCCATTCGGCTTCCTCCTCTGCCGCCCATTCTGCCTCCCGTCCCAGAGCCACCATCTCCTGGTTATGaacctccaccaccacctcctccgcCGCCAGAGTACAGTCCTCCACCACCCGTCTATAGCCCACCTCCGCCACCACCTGTTAAGAAgtctccaccaccaccgccgccgtcACCAGTCTACAGCCCACCACCTCCCGTGTATAGCccacctcctccaccaccagtgcAGAAGTCTCCACCACAACCACCTCCGCCGTCACCAATTTACAGcccaccacctccaccacctGTGCAGAagtctccaccaccaccaccaccgccgtcACCAATCTACAGCCCACCACCTCCCGTATATAGCCCACCTCCGCCACCACCAGTGCAGAAGTCTCCTCCACCACCGCCGCCAGTTTACAGTCCACCCCCACCACCAACTTACAAGTCGCCGTCTCCACCACCACCTATGCGAGTCTTCGTTTGGCCatcgccaccgccaccgccaccggcAAAGTGA